The following proteins come from a genomic window of Pyxidicoccus sp. MSG2:
- a CDS encoding ZIP family metal transporter, translating to MSPVLATVALYSLIIVLGALLGAVGVVWTERPTHLVRFLAFAAGVMLGAAFFHMLPEAYTGGGWWAFALVPAGFAFLLVLERYLVAHAGEDLPGDHMSGTGEPAAPGQLLGFTAFLGLSTHTLFDGIALGSAVEEGVGFMAMLAIVAHKVPSALSLASILKTEGRSRGSILLLSTLYGAMVPAGAALYFVFDAVLNFESLASKALAFSAGTFLYIAVSDLLPHVHRHGKDQPGRNVVALFAGLALMFVLARLMGHPAGH from the coding sequence ATGTCGCCAGTCCTGGCCACGGTGGCCCTCTACTCGCTCATCATCGTCCTCGGCGCCCTGCTGGGCGCGGTGGGGGTGGTGTGGACCGAGCGGCCCACGCACCTGGTGCGCTTCCTGGCCTTCGCGGCGGGGGTGATGCTGGGCGCGGCCTTCTTCCACATGCTGCCGGAGGCGTATACCGGCGGCGGGTGGTGGGCCTTCGCGCTGGTGCCGGCGGGCTTCGCCTTCCTCCTCGTGCTGGAGCGCTACCTGGTGGCGCACGCGGGCGAGGACCTGCCGGGAGACCACATGTCCGGCACCGGGGAGCCGGCGGCGCCCGGACAGTTGCTGGGCTTCACGGCGTTCCTCGGGCTGTCCACGCACACGCTGTTCGACGGGATTGCCCTGGGCTCGGCGGTGGAGGAGGGCGTGGGCTTCATGGCGATGCTGGCCATCGTCGCGCACAAGGTGCCCTCCGCGCTTTCGCTCGCGTCCATCCTCAAGACGGAGGGGCGCTCGCGGGGCTCCATCCTGCTCCTGTCCACGCTCTACGGGGCGATGGTGCCGGCGGGCGCGGCGCTCTACTTCGTCTTCGACGCGGTGCTGAACTTCGAGAGCCTCGCCTCCAAGGCGCTGGCCTTCTCCGCGGGGACGTTCCTCTACATCGCCGTGAGTGACTTGCTGCCGCACGTGCACCGGCACGGCAAGGACCAACCCGGGCGCAACGTGGTGGCGCTCTTCGCGGGGCTGGCCCTGATGTTCGTCCTCGCGCGGCTGATGGGGCACCCGGCCGGACACTGA
- a CDS encoding response regulator: protein MLHSVLLVDDDPTLRRLYTRVLENMGCAVATAPDGQEALTMAPHLRPHLIITDLTMPRMNGLELCQALREDPWLRDVPVILHSGMDLLVPPPGVVYLRKTGDLAEFGAQVIRSLSEAPPARRLTPAA from the coding sequence ATGCTGCATAGCGTCCTGCTGGTTGACGATGACCCCACCCTGCGCCGTCTCTACACGCGGGTCCTGGAGAACATGGGCTGCGCCGTCGCGACCGCCCCGGATGGACAGGAGGCGCTGACCATGGCGCCCCACCTGCGCCCCCACCTCATCATCACCGACCTGACGATGCCGCGGATGAACGGGCTCGAGTTGTGTCAGGCCCTGCGCGAGGACCCTTGGCTGCGCGACGTCCCCGTCATCCTCCACAGCGGGATGGACCTGCTGGTGCCCCCGCCGGGCGTCGTCTACCTGCGCAAGACGGGCGACCTGGCGGAGTTCGGCGCCCAGGTCATCCGCAGCCTCTCGGAAGCGCCGCCGGCGCGACGGCTCACCCCAGCCGCCTGA
- a CDS encoding CBS domain-containing protein, with amino-acid sequence MLTVGDLMTRDVVTLQETDGLLNGDDLLKLHHVRHLPVVRAGKLVGLVSHRDLIRALGRHAASAPQPVAISDIMTRGLETVTPEVPARDAIHKLLDGRFGCLPVVGRDDTLVGIITEADFMRLASRLLDAAESEGRAAPEAGVTVS; translated from the coding sequence ATGCTCACCGTGGGCGACTTGATGACCCGCGACGTCGTCACGCTGCAGGAGACGGATGGCCTGCTGAACGGGGATGACCTGCTGAAGCTCCACCACGTCCGGCACCTGCCCGTGGTGCGGGCGGGGAAACTGGTGGGCCTGGTGAGCCACCGCGACCTCATCCGCGCGTTGGGCCGGCACGCCGCGTCCGCGCCGCAGCCGGTGGCCATCTCCGACATCATGACGCGCGGGCTGGAGACGGTGACGCCGGAGGTGCCGGCGCGCGACGCCATCCACAAGTTGCTCGACGGCCGCTTCGGCTGCCTGCCCGTGGTGGGCCGCGACGACACGCTGGTGGGCATCATCACCGAGGCCGACTTCATGCGGCTGGCCTCGCGGCTGCTCGACGCCGCGGAGTCGGAGGGCCGCGCGGCGCCGGAGGCGGGTGTCACCGTGTCCTGA
- a CDS encoding class I SAM-dependent methyltransferase has translation MEKRTDWYEHPEYYEAIFGTDTVREADFLQALSERHGTGGKLWMEPACGAGRLVAEAAGRGKQVVGYDISEAMLAHARKRLTPAQRRRVRLSQSRMEDFAEPSLQGRVDLAHCLVSTFRYLDSEAAAREHLIGTRRLLKPEGIYVLGFHLTDYARTTPEHERWVGQVGKDKVVCNTHEGLPERRARRSAMRNRLRVTGPGKDWLIETTWFFRTYSAAQASKLFRDAGLRVVAAYDFDYDLASPVSRGSRRLDRVFVLKPA, from the coding sequence ATGGAAAAGCGCACCGACTGGTACGAGCACCCCGAGTATTACGAGGCCATCTTCGGCACCGACACGGTGCGCGAGGCGGACTTCCTCCAGGCGCTCAGCGAGCGCCATGGCACCGGCGGCAAGCTGTGGATGGAGCCTGCCTGCGGTGCCGGGCGACTGGTGGCCGAGGCCGCGGGTCGGGGCAAACAGGTGGTGGGCTACGACATCTCCGAAGCGATGCTCGCCCATGCGCGCAAGCGCCTCACGCCCGCGCAGCGCCGCCGCGTGCGGCTCTCGCAGTCGCGCATGGAGGACTTCGCCGAGCCGTCGTTGCAGGGACGCGTGGACCTGGCGCACTGCCTCGTCTCCACCTTCCGCTACCTGGACAGCGAGGCCGCGGCGCGCGAGCACCTCATCGGCACGCGGCGGCTGTTGAAGCCGGAGGGCATCTACGTGCTCGGCTTCCACCTCACGGACTACGCGCGCACCACTCCGGAGCACGAGCGCTGGGTGGGCCAGGTGGGGAAGGACAAGGTCGTCTGCAACACGCACGAAGGCCTGCCCGAGCGCCGCGCGCGCCGCTCCGCCATGCGCAACCGGTTGCGCGTCACCGGGCCGGGGAAGGACTGGCTCATCGAGACGACGTGGTTCTTCCGCACGTACAGCGCGGCCCAGGCCAGCAAGCTCTTCCGGGACGCAGGCCTGCGCGTGGTGGCCGCGTACGACTTCGACTACGACCTGGCCTCGCCCGTGTCCCGGGGCAGCCGCCGGCTGGACCGCGTCTTCGTCCTCAAGCCGGCCTGA
- a CDS encoding TfuA-like protein, which translates to MKKVFIFTGPTLRPEEARAELDATYLPPVQQGDVYRAAREGPVAIGIIDGFFEHVPAVWHKEILWAMSEGIHVFGAASMGALRAAELSAFGMEGVGAIFDAYQQGELEDDDDVAVAHAGAEDGWRPLSEAMVNISATLSAAWVNRVMSQDTTRILERVAKGLFYVERVWPVVLARSAREGVLPSQMKAFEAWLPTGRVDQKKADALALLRTMRERLEVGLSPKMVSYPFQHTDAWEEARRRASRLPLRKDARPLEGVAPESLLDELRLRGALGAARRSSMARALAVEQARRLGREPGEDELRSTAEALRQERGLAPESFERWQEEQQVDDLGRLLRDESHVRWVETLFEPDVLRHLADHLRLTGEYADLLERARDKERVLTAAGLATPRPEDAGITEDMLWRWYFEERQGRMMPESLGRAARDGGFSDVDSMRRAALRELCYVLAKAEAPE; encoded by the coding sequence ATGAAGAAGGTGTTCATCTTCACCGGCCCCACTCTGCGGCCCGAGGAGGCGCGCGCGGAGCTGGACGCCACCTACCTTCCGCCGGTGCAGCAGGGCGACGTGTACCGGGCCGCGCGCGAAGGGCCGGTGGCCATCGGCATCATCGACGGCTTCTTCGAGCACGTGCCGGCGGTGTGGCACAAGGAAATCCTCTGGGCGATGTCGGAGGGCATCCACGTCTTCGGCGCCGCCAGCATGGGCGCGCTCCGCGCGGCGGAGCTGTCCGCCTTCGGCATGGAGGGCGTGGGCGCCATCTTCGACGCCTACCAGCAGGGCGAGCTGGAGGACGACGATGACGTCGCGGTGGCCCACGCGGGCGCGGAGGACGGCTGGCGCCCGCTGTCCGAGGCAATGGTGAACATCAGCGCCACGCTGTCGGCGGCCTGGGTCAACCGCGTCATGAGCCAGGACACCACCCGAATCCTGGAGCGGGTGGCCAAGGGACTCTTCTACGTGGAACGGGTCTGGCCGGTGGTGCTCGCGAGGAGCGCCCGGGAGGGCGTGCTGCCCTCGCAGATGAAGGCGTTCGAGGCGTGGCTGCCGACGGGCCGCGTGGACCAGAAGAAGGCGGACGCGCTGGCCCTGCTGCGCACGATGCGGGAGCGGCTGGAAGTCGGCCTGTCGCCCAAGATGGTGAGCTACCCCTTCCAGCACACGGATGCGTGGGAGGAGGCGCGGCGGCGCGCGAGCCGGCTTCCCCTGCGCAAGGACGCGCGGCCCCTGGAGGGCGTGGCGCCCGAGTCGCTCCTCGATGAGTTGCGGCTGCGCGGCGCGCTGGGCGCGGCGCGGCGTTCGAGCATGGCGCGCGCCCTGGCGGTGGAGCAGGCCCGCCGGCTGGGACGTGAGCCCGGCGAGGACGAGCTGCGCTCCACGGCCGAGGCGCTGCGACAGGAGCGGGGCCTGGCCCCCGAGTCCTTCGAGCGCTGGCAGGAGGAGCAGCAGGTGGATGACCTGGGACGGCTCTTGCGCGACGAGTCCCACGTGCGCTGGGTGGAGACGCTCTTCGAGCCGGACGTGCTGCGACACCTCGCGGACCACCTGCGGCTGACGGGCGAGTACGCCGACCTGCTGGAGCGGGCCCGGGACAAGGAGCGGGTGCTCACGGCGGCGGGGCTGGCGACGCCCCGGCCGGAGGACGCGGGCATCACCGAGGACATGCTGTGGCGCTGGTACTTCGAGGAGCGCCAGGGCCGGATGATGCCGGAGTCCCTCGGCCGGGCCGCGCGCGACGGCGGCTTCTCGGACGTGGACTCCATGCGCCGGGCCGCGCTGCGCGAGCTGTGCTACGTGCTGGCCAAGGCCGAGGCGCCAGAGTGA
- a CDS encoding YcaO-like family protein, whose product MPLRPARHTPEAALPSGTLKHFRHGTHRVVTPTETLERVRRLMPVLGITRIANVTGLDTIGIPVVMVARPNARSLAVSQGKGLTLDAAKASGLMESVEGYHAEHVSLPLKLATYNEVRYREAVVDVAGLPRLSVSLFHENWRMLWVEGVNLMQGSTLWLPFDLVHTDYTLPLPTGSGAFLMSSNGLASGNHVVEATLHGLCEVVERDATTLWHARGDRAQARTRLDLDSVDDAGCREALEKYARAGVAVGAWETTSDVGVPAFTCSIIDREAEAFRPVAVASGMGCHPSREVALLRALTEAAQSRLTRISGARDDLHRKAYESARDGVAADRLRTRLREEPAVRRFNDAPTYDGATLEDDLAWVLGKLGAVGLSQVVAVDLTKPELGVPVVRVVVPGLEPTHEAPGYVPGARAQRAMREREE is encoded by the coding sequence ATGCCCCTTCGTCCCGCCCGTCACACCCCGGAAGCGGCCCTTCCTTCCGGAACCCTCAAGCACTTCCGCCACGGCACGCACCGGGTGGTGACTCCCACGGAGACGCTGGAGCGCGTGCGGCGGCTCATGCCGGTGCTGGGCATCACCCGCATAGCCAACGTCACCGGGCTGGACACGATTGGCATCCCCGTCGTCATGGTGGCGCGGCCCAACGCGCGCTCGCTGGCGGTGTCGCAGGGCAAGGGGCTGACGCTGGACGCGGCGAAGGCGTCCGGCCTCATGGAGTCCGTGGAGGGCTACCACGCCGAGCACGTCTCCCTGCCGCTGAAGCTGGCCACGTACAACGAGGTGCGCTACCGCGAGGCCGTGGTGGACGTGGCCGGCCTGCCCCGGCTGTCGGTGAGTCTGTTCCACGAGAACTGGCGGATGCTCTGGGTGGAGGGCGTGAATCTCATGCAGGGCAGCACCCTGTGGCTGCCCTTCGACCTGGTGCACACGGACTACACGCTGCCGCTGCCCACCGGCAGCGGCGCGTTCCTGATGAGCAGCAACGGGCTGGCCTCCGGCAACCACGTGGTGGAGGCCACGCTCCACGGGCTGTGCGAGGTGGTGGAGCGCGACGCCACCACGCTCTGGCACGCGCGGGGCGACCGCGCCCAGGCGCGCACGCGGCTGGACCTGGACTCGGTGGACGACGCCGGGTGCCGGGAGGCGCTGGAGAAGTACGCGCGCGCGGGCGTGGCCGTGGGCGCGTGGGAGACGACGAGTGACGTGGGCGTCCCCGCCTTCACCTGCTCCATCATCGACCGCGAGGCGGAGGCCTTCCGGCCCGTCGCGGTGGCCAGCGGCATGGGCTGCCACCCGTCGCGCGAGGTGGCCCTGCTGCGCGCGCTGACGGAGGCGGCGCAGAGCCGGCTCACGCGCATCAGCGGCGCGCGGGACGACCTGCACCGCAAGGCCTACGAGTCGGCTCGGGACGGAGTCGCGGCGGACCGGCTGCGGACGCGGCTGCGCGAGGAGCCCGCCGTGCGCCGCTTCAATGATGCCCCCACGTATGACGGGGCGACGCTGGAGGACGACCTGGCGTGGGTGCTGGGGAAGCTGGGCGCAGTGGGGTTGAGCCAGGTGGTGGCGGTGGACCTGACGAAGCCGGAATTGGGAGTGCCCGTGGTGCGGGTGGTGGTGCCGGGGCTGGAGCCCACGCACGAGGCACCGGGCTATGTGCCCGGCGCGCGCGCGCAGCGGGCGATGCGGGAGCGCGAGGAATGA